AAAGTCGTAGTTCTCTTTTCGGGCGGCAAGGACAGCGTCTTTGCTGCATTTTGGGCAATGCAGCAGGGCCACCAGGTGCGGCTACTAAGCCTGGTGCCGCAAATGGATTCAATGATGTTCCACCATCCAAATGTTCGCTTTTGTGCCCTTCAGGCAAAAGCCATGGGCCTGCGGATTGGCTTTTTGAAGGTAAATAATGACAACGAGCTTGCCAAGCTTGAAAAGTCTCTTGCAAGGATGATAAAAAGCGGAAATTGCGAGGCAGTCTGCTGCGGGGCAATCGAGTCAGAGTACCAAAAACAGCGCATTGATGGCATCTGTGCGCACCTTGGGATTCCAAGCTTTACTCCAGTCTGGAGAACCAAAGACAGCATGCTTGGGGAAGTTGTGGGTCACTTTAATGCAGTTTTCACAAAAGTTGCTGCAGGGGGCTTTTCGGAAAG
The sequence above is drawn from the Candidatus Parvarchaeota archaeon genome and encodes:
- a CDS encoding diphthine--ammonia ligase produces the protein MKVVVLFSGGKDSVFAAFWAMQQGHQVRLLSLVPQMDSMMFHHPNVRFCALQAKAMGLRIGFLKVNNDNELAKLEKSLARMIKSGNCEAVCCGAIESEYQKQRIDGICAHLGIPSFTPVWRTKDSMLGEVVGHFNAVFTKVAAGGFSESYLGRKFDQGFLDFCAKSSPKINPHLEGGEGETFVLDAPFFASQIKVEKSEKKKDGSAGWLEFTKARLAKK